CTGTTTCACGAAAAAGTTGAAAGCTAATAATGAGAAAAATCATTCCTGCGATACGGTCAATCCAAAGTGTCACTTGGGAATTTGTAATAAAACGTGCCAATGAATTTGCCAAAAGGACCAGGCCTCCAGAGATAACTAGAGTATCTAAGGCCATAACACTACCTAAGATAAGACTAAAATGGGAAGGATTACTGCCAGGGGGGATAAAGGCAGGGAAGAATGTCAGTGTAAAAAGCGCTGTGGTTGGATTTAAAAGATCTGTCATCATCCCCTGCAGGATGCCTTTCAAAAAACCGTATTTTTGCTGATTATTGGCCTCTTCTTTTTCAGTAGAGCTTAAAAAAGTACTCTCTTTACTTAAAATCATTTGAAGACCAAGCCAAGCAAGCCAAGCAATCCCAATAACGGCTAAGAAGTTAAAGAATTTAGGAGAAAGTGCAATTAGGGCGCATAGACCGATAGCACTCGCAATTCCCCAAACAAGAGAACTCAGCATAATGCCTGTCACACATCCCCAAGCGAGACGGAGGTTTCCACTGAGTGCAGCTCGTAAAACGAGAGCCATATCTGGTCCTGGAGAGAGCTGAAAAGCAGATTCTGCAATGAGGAATTTTAAGAGATAGGAGTACATTTTTAAAAGCCTAGTACAAAAGCAAGATTAAGAGCCTGTTAAAAGCTTTACGCAGAGAAGTAGGAAGACAACACCTGTTGCCCAATCGAGATATCGTGCAATATCAGGACGTTTTAAAAAGCCTGACATAGGGCGTGCTAAAAAGGCGAGCGCTGTAAAAAGAACGAGGCATTCCCCCATCGTGATAAAGGTTAGCATAAGGCTGTAAAGGGGAGGATTAGCACCTGCTGGAATAAAGGGAGGGAAAAAGGTAAGGGTAAAAATGCCTGTCTCTGGATTTAGAAGATCTGTGATTGCACCAATCTTCAATCCTGCAAGGAAACCAGCCTCTTGCGAATGTTTAGGCGAGGAATCTTCGGATTCATAATCAAGCTTTCTATCTTGAGGAAGAAACATTTTAATCCCAAGCCATGCTAGCCACATGGCAGCGACCCATTTAAGAGGAGTGTATGCTTCCGGGTAGAGATTTAACAGGGCGCAA
The genomic region above belongs to Acetobacteraceae bacterium and contains:
- a CDS encoding LysE family translocator; translation: MYSYLLKFLIAESAFQLSPGPDMALVLRAALSGNLRLAWGCVTGIMLSSLVWGIASAIGLCALIALSPKFFNFLAVIGIAWLAWLGLQMILSKESTFLSSTEKEEANNQQKYGFLKGILQGMMTDLLNPTTALFTLTFFPAFIPPGSNPSHFSLILGSVMALDTLVISGGLVLLANSLARFITNSQVTLWIDRIAGMIFLIISFQLFRETALDAKLISLFHSFFL
- a CDS encoding LysE family translocator, producing MHTSLWDFFIASTLVMASPGTDTALVLSSTLREGLKTAFGVIAGVLIGTFSWGVANSLGLCALLNLYPEAYTPLKWVAAMWLAWLGIKMFLPQDRKLDYESEDSSPKHSQEAGFLAGLKIGAITDLLNPETGIFTLTFFPPFIPAGANPPLYSLMLTFITMGECLVLFTALAFLARPMSGFLKRPDIARYLDWATGVVFLLLCVKLLTGS